The sequence gaGGTAGGCCCAAATCCTCTGAAGAAGTCCCTCAGCGACTGTCTCAGTAGAAGAATCCACAGAGCGGTTTGTATTAGAAAATGTCACTTTTCTTTCACtctgctgaaataaaaaaacaattataatgTCAGTATACCAGGGCTTTTCAGAAGGGCTTTTGAGAACCAGACTTGACTTTACTGTGTGAATTGATCCTTACTGAAATGGCCACAACTTGCGGAGTAAAAGTTTCAATGTTGTTATCAATGATCTCCCCGGCCACCACAATCTCAGAGCCGTTATAATACTGACTGAAATTAGTCTGGGTTAGATTGGTTCCGCCCAGATAGATCATTTCCACATCTATTAACAGAGGAGTGGCCACCTCTTCATAGAAACCCTGTTGAGatacagtaaaagaaaaatacgGATGTTTATCTTCATCATCATGGATCCTTTACACAGTTtgtaaaatatagaaatgtatttcattatttatattaaataatttcattacATTAGAGctataaacagtgacattaaaGGTATTCACAACCTGTGAAccacttcacattttgtctcattgcaaccacaaatgtcaatctattttattggtattttatgtgatagaccaacacaaagtagtgagtaattatgaagtgaaaggcaaattgtgaaagatttttaaattgtattttacaaataaaaatctgaaaagtgtgcattTGAATTCAGACCTCATTACTCTAATATGCCTCAAATCCattaaaacatcagttttcagaAATTCCTTTATTAGCAAACAGAACCAACCTATacttaatttaatctcagtaggAATCCTGCTGTTCTCTGAAGCTtccatgaagatcaaggaataCACCAGACATGTCAGTgaggaagttgtggagaagtttaaagaaggGTTAGGTTGTtgaacaatatctcaagctttgagCATATCATAGAGCACTTTTTCCATTCAGgatttaaaaatagaaacaccCAAAGCCCCAttgtaactctagaggagctttAGAGATCCATCGCTCAGGTGGGAAAGTCTATCGACAGGACAATTATTAGTCAGTTGTGCACTCTACAGAGCTATACTTTACGTAAGAGTGgccagaagaaagccataatgAGTCAAATTTAAAGCTagctacaagccatgtagagctAACACAAGGAAGAAGgatctctggtcagatgagaccaaatgtGAGCTTTTTGGCTTCAGGCAAAACACTTCACATCACTTCAAACACACTATTAACATGGAAACACATGGCATTGGCAGctcactgtggggatgcttttcatcagcagggacaaggaagctgatTACAGTCGATGGAGagaaggatggagctaaatacagggcaatcctagaGTAACACTTGCTAGAAACTGTAAAAAGCTTGAGACTAGTGTGGAGGATCATCTTCTAGCAGGACACTGACTATGAGTCAGAGCTACAGCGGCTTAGTTTagctcaaagcatattcatggtcCAGACAAAAATGTCCAGACATTTTGGTTCAGAGAAAGTCCAGGGATAAATCCAATGGAGAATATGTGGTAAGACTTGATCTTTGTACTAGCTTACTGACCaagaagaaaaatgagaaaTGGACAAAGATGTACATTTCTATATCtataaagctggtagagacatatctCAAAGGAATTGCAGCTGTAATGATCAGAGATGCTCTCCATCAAATCTCACAGCTGTTAGTAACAACGAATGAAGGGGTTGGAATGCAAATCTACAGGATACTTTTTATATGTTTGTTAAACAtatttgaaaactatgtattaATTATTTGCCCCTTTataattatgcaccactttctgctagtctgtgaaatcaaatcccaataaaacatgtCGAAGTTTGAGGTTGTATCGGGAGAGAATATGAAACATTTCAAAGGCTATGcattcttttgcaaggcactgtatgccaAGTATGCTAACATTAGGGAAAATACCTTCAGCTGTAAATCTGCATCAGAGTCTTCGTAAATCCTCCTTGCCACACCATTGTTCTGCATTGACATTTTCGCCAAGAACCCAAAATTGACATCAAACCCAAAACCAAGACAGTAGAGTGGGAATTTGTCTGCAATGGCTTGTTTTACATTGGACTGTATCATTTCGAGATCTGTCACACCTGAAACAACACAAGAGGTGGCTTGTTGAGCTAAAGTTATTACAACATTAGAGATGAACATTTAGAAACACTAATGGATAAATGCACGTTttcaaaaaaagcaaacataatTTTTGACAACATatagtatttttaaaaatctttttaacaaAAGCAGTTCATGCTAGAGTTGATGAGCATAGGCCATAAAGCTAATTTACTGTAAACAATCATGACAGCAGGACCACCTTCTGATCAACACGTGGAAAACAAAGGAGCTGTTGGTGGATTTCCACAGGCACTGACATTAACACCAGTGAACATCCAGGGAACTGACATTGAAACAGTGGACTCTTATAAGTACCTGGGTTTTGACCTAAAACATAAACAGAACTGGAAgcacaacactgatgctctttaCAGGAAGCCTCAGAGCAGACTCTATCTGCTAAGGAGACTGAGATGTTTTGGAGTGCATGGGGCACTCCTGAATACCTTTTGGAGGTggcatcagccatcttctatGGTTTAGTATGCAGCATTTTATCTACAGCTGAATAGAAGCAGTAAGATAAGCTCATCAGGATGGTCAACTCTGTTCTACAATGCCCCCTGCACAAAGTCCAGGTGGTGTGAGACAAAAGGAGTCTAGCAATAATAATGTCACTGTTGGTCAATGTCTGTCACTCCATGCATGAAGTTATTGCAGAACTGGAGAGGTCCTTCACTGaaagactgctgcatcctaggtgcacaatgGAGTGTTATCTGCAGAGGGCTGGAATTACCGGGCTCTAATCAAGATACAATTATGTCGAACAATATGGGCAAAAAGCTCCAGCAGACACTGGAAAAATATATCAGTAACTTTatgaaataaaactgtatttaaagcCTATTGAGAGTACTCCATAAGGTTAAACAGTAATGTGGTAACTATCGTGTTAGAGAATGACTGAAGAAATCATGCTGCTTTCAACACAAACGTGCAGCTAAGCACTAAAATAAGGACACAAGGCCAGTCTGATGTTGATTTTATAGCCCAGGTTTCTGTCATGACAGAACTAGATAAATCTAATTAATTCAAATTaatcaaaacaagaaaatgccACTGATATCATCACCTTTGCACAGTTGTGAAACAACTGTCCAAGCAGAAATTAAAGAGCAGAAGAAGTAGTcattgtggagaaaaaaaaatgtatgtttgcaTCAGAATGTAATGTGTCACTGCATGAAACTACAATTATCTAAGTTTAGCAATTATATTCTAGGCAGGGAACATTGTCTTTCTAGGACGAACAATGAAGATCATATGAGGAACAAAATGCAATGGGATTCATGCATCTCACTGGGGGAAAAGGTCCAAAAAACCTACGGAAGACCCCACCGTGTTGCCTGGAAGTTAGAATCAAAAGGTCaattgcctcactgcacacacaccacaatgAGAGGCACCGTAGGTACATACATGGAAGACGTCTACACATTTGCACTTAACTGTTCTCCAACATGATGAACTGGAGACGTCTGCAGCAGAGAGAAGTTATCACACACCTTATTGGACACAGATTTTCTGATGTTCTTTTATAATTTTGAAACCCCGTCGGAAAATGCATGCTGTAAGCTGAAGGTAACGCTGTGCTCTGCATCGAGCTAAAACAGGCAGGCAacagcgttgctaagcaacacagcGCAGTTCAGGTAAGCTTTCATTATAGCTCACAGCTATGATGGTTTGTTAATCCACAGAAACGTATGTTTTCTGTCATTCGCATTCACACCAGAAGCAAACCGCACCAGAGTTCGCTTGGAAGCGGACAGAGACAACCGGCAGATTGGTCCAGACCGGGGTTCGCTTGagtatattcacacctgcacaacaGGTCTGAACCAAGGGGGGAAAATAACTCTGGCCTGCTTAAAGTGAACCAAAGGTGTCAGGTGTGAAAACACTCCAAGTGAATGTGGGCTTGTACAACTTGCTTTTAAATATAAAGACATAAATGCCCCTTTCTGGACTAAACATTTTAAGTTTTcatcatttgtgtgtgtgtgtgtgtgtgtgtatgtgtgtgtgtgtgtgtgtgtgtgtgtgtgttcctgtcttggcatcacagtgagaaccattttcccgatttcaccatcaaattgaggactgtttgtaccaaagtgaggacattttgctggtcctcacgacctatttcactaacggttaggtttaggactaaggtgtgaactgagtttaggttaaggttagggttaggcatgcactggtaatgattaggtttagggttattgtcagggttagggttagggttgaaaatgactgaaaatcaatggaagtcaatgggagtcaacacatggtcctcactacatatagcaaaacaagagtgtgtgtgtgtgtgtgtgttttgaccTGAGGTTGGGTCTCCATCTGTGAGAAGTATAAGGATGGAAGCAGAACCTTGTCTGGGATGTGCATTCAGCATACGGGCTCCTTCCAAAACTGCTGCATTGATGTCTGTagctaaaaaaaagaacaattgcCAAATGTTATAATTCAATCTTGCTGCTAGatgtttaaattataatttactGAGAAATCTTACCTCCTCTGTCTTTAATATTACGTGCAAATTCTTTTGCCCCTTCGAGATTTACAGTTGTGGCCTGAACAAGTTCCCGTTTCCAGTGAAATATTGCACTATCAAAACTGATAAGACCAAAGAAGTCCTCTTCTGCCAAGTCATTCAAAATATGGTGTAAAGCTGTTCGGGTCTGCGCGAAAAAAAACGTTGATACAAATATTTTGGCAATAAAACATGGAACTGTATCTGTTTCAATCTGTTTAATCGAAAGGCAAAAGGTGaacaaaaaacactaattaTAATTAATTTACCTGTTGTATTTTTCTGCCATGCATTGAGCCACTTTGATCGATAACAAAGACAACGTTCTTCGGTATTCTGGGAAGATTACTAGGAGCAAAGTGATGGACAAAGTACCCATCTGATGTCTAGGAGGACATATGAACAATGCTTGTTAAACAAAGATGATTGCCAAGAAGGTGGAGGATATTTCAACTGTTGAAATAAGTTTTACAAACTGATATTCATGCTTCAACGCTATTGAAAGCTATTGATTTCAACTGTTTTACCTTGATGTCTCCCAGTCCGTTGTCTCGGTTCACCTCATAAACAATAATCAGATCTCCATTCATACCTTCCTCTCCACAGCTGTCACATGATTTCTGCTGGTCTTCTGTTGGATAGAAATACACCCAAGCCTACAAACCACAAGAATCAGTTATTATGTAAATGAATCCTTATTATTTGGCTCATATGTGGTGGATTTAAATAGTTTAGACATCCCTGGTAAATATCAAACTCTCTCTAACTGCTGCCAGATGTGTACTGGGGACTGAAAGTTGAAATTAAAGGGGCTTTAACACAGTGTTAATTAATTGCATGTTTATGCAACCAAGTTATTGAATCATTTCAtctctcttttgtttttacatttttctttctaccatatttgtttcttttttagtcAAATTGTATAGAATATTGATCacattaaatgtgaaaaaatgtttgtaagTGATTTATCATTCTctaatttttctattttttcaataaatagtaaattagtaaaatatgtaatataacaaataaataatacattgcAATGgaacctttttttgtttaaaaaactattttaaaatgcaaTCACTGGTTGATTTGAGTTATAATTGGTTGTTCTGCTTAATGTGTATACAGCGGTATACTATTTTTGAGCAAGATCAGCACAAGAATCAGAGACAAGTCAGATCATTCCATGTAGCGGTGCAAGATAATATATGTTTGGGTAATATTCAGGCAGAAGATAAAATAGAGTGATAGAGTATCAGAACCAGCCGTACCTGTTTCTCTGCATGTGTTTTGGTGATGGCATTAGCCAGGGCTTTAGTGCTCAGTCCTCCCTTTACATCAATGAAACTGATGCCAGCTTTCTCATAAATGTACACATCAACCTGATcaacaattaaataaacagCGGTATTTACATTTATCGCAGAAGCTTCTTGTAGCCAACATTATTTTTCTCAATAGTAAACAAACTTTGAAGTCTTTGACAGGCTTCATGGGTCGAGCATGGATCAGCATCTCGTATTTGCCATGTGTGCGCTTCAGCAGTTCCTCATAGGTGAGTTCAAAGGTCACCTTTTTGTGGGCTGCCACGTTTACTGACGTTTTAAATTCCTCCATAGTTCTCCCTACAGAgctacaaaagaaaaaactgtcAGTGGACGAAATTACACAAGTTCACAAGTAGCATGGAAACATAAAAATTGACCATTTAAAAGCAAAAGAGAGCACACTTTaccaaaaaaaactgaattccaTTTGCATAAGAGCGGAAAGTAAATTATTCCATCAACATATGTGTACCTGACAATCCCAGCACTTTGACCACGGGACACAGCGGCAGTGTACTGCTGCTGAGCCTGCTCTTTAGTTTTCACAACCCCATCATACACTTGACCATCAATAAAcctacaaagtaaaaaaaaaaaaaaatttaagtctTTAAATACTGACTAGCCTATGTGAAATTTTCATTTCCATCATATCTGAACGAGTATAATATGATAATAAGACGTGTTCCTAATGTTAAGAGATATTTGGCACACATTGTGAATCTACTGATGAAGGCATTCTTGGGAATCTGGACGTGAAATTCAATTTCTCTTGATTCATCCATACGATTGGCCACACGACTGGTGATGATGGTGGTGGCATAGCGACCGGTCACAGTAGAGTTGATGTGAAAGCTGTAAATGTCCCAGTCATCCTATTTAAACACAGAAACTCACATTTGAAAGAAGCTGAGAGATCAATGTCAGTGGCTGACAGCTAATCAAAGCCGAGGAAACATTGAGTTGGTGGATGAAATCTTATTGCTGTTGCTGCAAATACACCCACTGTCCTTAACTTTAGTCTTATTGTTTACATTGACTGTAAAAAGACATCAGTAGAGTACTCATAAATCATACTTTGTGCCTTGAATTGTGTAAAGTCCCCACAATGACGTCTCATTTATGttcacataaaaaaattgtaaattaCACATCATATACAGGTATATTTGACCATATAATGGCAGATGGTCCCAGGCATGTGActgaattaatatttataacCATGCAACTTTAGTTATATAAGCACACACATGCTCTCTCTTGATGTTTTTCACACACGCATACACACTTGCTTGTGACATTAATGACATTAATGAGCGTAAAGTGAAGCTTGACTCttagaaaacaataaacaatcaaaaacctAGGACACCTTGGCCTCTCCTCCAGTGTCCCACAGTTGTGATATTAAAGTCTAAGTGGTTTTCATTTTGACTGGAGAGAAACAATATTATGAATCAAACACTTTACTATATGTTATTTCAACacatttaaaagctaaaatctTACTTTTAAACTGAACCTGTTCTTGAATCTAAAAAGTTTTGTGATATAATGTGCTAAAACAGATTGGTCTTATAAGACAAATCAATTTGatcaaactttttgtttttaagtcctTTTGCTCAATAATTGTGCGAACAGTGCCCTCTTTTAAAGTATGGCCATTAATGTATTATACGTTCAAAACAAGATTTAATACAAGTGACTGAAACAAATTTCTATTCAGTTTAGAAGTGTAATTGTCCTGttgaatttgtattttattttattggctaATAATAAagtcctttcaaaataaatttaatctaGTCTTTCCCTTACTTTTGGGAATTTGTGGCATCCAATTTTTAAACAACGGTTACATAAAATGATTCTTAGAGCACAATAGGAGTGATATTCTGTTTCTCCATACCGACACCGTTGGTGATATTGAAAAAGCAACATAATATAAAGTGTAATTAGGATAGTGAAGTGTGATTGAATATATTCCAGCATAGTCTTGTTACAAAAAAAGTAATCCAAAAATCTCTGTTTTCTTGCACTGTGGTTCTCTGTCCTTTATGTTTTCAGACTGTACCTTGTTTGGTATTGCAGCAACCACAGCCATCAGAAGCCCAAAGAGAGGGAGTTGAACCACAGCTCTCCTCATTGTTCCTCCAGGCAGATTCAAACAGAGGCAGCAGAAACTGTCTTTTCAATTCCAATAAAGTCAACTTTTActtgtactcaaattaaaggaatGTTTTTACCCTTAGTCTACTCCTTCAGCGCCccattactaaaaaaaaaaacttacccaaaaaaataaatacttcacAACATCATACCCGCCCATTCAGCAACCCCCAGCAAAACTGACGGTAACTGAGTTGTGTACCTAACCTTTACTATTTACACTGAGCTTGTGTACTTTTTCAGGACTTTGTAAACAAACTTGTCCTACAGGGCAATGAACGGAGGTTCGAACATTTACCACAAATCAATTGTAAGGAGACAATTTGACTTTATTCTTGTCACATCTACTGTTAATGAATTAAACAGTCAGTAAGTCATTTTCttctgcttattccatagtgggtcgcggggaagccggtgcctat comes from Girardinichthys multiradiatus isolate DD_20200921_A chromosome 20, DD_fGirMul_XY1, whole genome shotgun sequence and encodes:
- the LOC124856143 gene encoding inter-alpha-trypsin inhibitor heavy chain H3-like, which translates into the protein MRRAVVQLPLFGLLMAVVAAIPNKDDWDIYSFHINSTVTGRYATTIITSRVANRMDESREIEFHVQIPKNAFISRFTMFIDGQVYDGVVKTKEQAQQQYTAAVSRGQSAGIVSSVGRTMEEFKTSVNVAAHKKVTFELTYEELLKRTHGKYEMLIHARPMKPVKDFKVDVYIYEKAGISFIDVKGGLSTKALANAITKTHAEKQAWVYFYPTEDQQKSCDSCGEEGMNGDLIIVYEVNRDNGLGDIKTSDGYFVHHFAPSNLPRIPKNVVFVIDQSGSMHGRKIQQTRTALHHILNDLAEEDFFGLISFDSAIFHWKRELVQATTVNLEGAKEFARNIKDRGATDINAAVLEGARMLNAHPRQGSASILILLTDGDPTSGVTDLEMIQSNVKQAIADKFPLYCLGFGFDVNFGFLAKMSMQNNGVARRIYEDSDADLQLKGFYEEVATPLLIDVEMIYLGGTNLTQTNFSQYYNGSEIVVAGEIIDNNIETFTPQVVAISQSERKVTFSNTNRSVDSSTETVAEGLLQRIWAYLTVKQLLEKELLLSGPEKEKVKGEALELSLKYNFVTPLTSMVVTKPDGENTEVLHKPKEGESQKIQSYGGSSYSFSQGYGGSSYSFSQGRYDTTGFTLNHHIKITMRFKQCFPKHVTWQVTSEQVLLVGRFTQTSTNPARSAAHRSSLLFDSAGVPALGGAPGPSGRIGLPEFGILRGRFGYVRPTSTPGRSASVTHRFLVKTENQSTPLCFDINGTIILKLLDHPSKEVYVNGELDSVTNGGFSRIFIHAGSDQHVEVEPDGFRQGRSAIHQPANDSVTTGRITVLRHQYNEFDIAVEDVRLVILVHEKDGNRFLWAVLRQRPLANNIKGILALKPADYEEIVSSPSTKLKIKDREIIVISSTADDYSIIKPVLMRCWLTSTRYALEKPLNDYIAAQL